One Ktedonobacteraceae bacterium genomic region harbors:
- a CDS encoding histidine phosphatase family protein — MTHLYLIRHGEALGAVHDIIGNTALSPLGIQQAEHLRDRLAATGEIRADVLISSTLKRARQTAEIIAPALGLPIVFDDEVQELHDGVGDGMSEKEYRAKYGIVNFRETPFRPVAPGGENWGQFVLRVSTALDRILREYADKTIVIVCHGGVIGISFLYFFGINTVHYPQTGFDTYNTSITHWHRSIRPDRPPRWRLIHYNDDMHLRDIASRVRIPWRDLAAQPAEGAEQPEAPFEENNL, encoded by the coding sequence ATGACGCATTTGTATTTAATTCGTCATGGTGAGGCTCTGGGAGCCGTACATGATATCATTGGAAACACGGCGCTCTCACCGCTGGGCATCCAGCAGGCGGAACACCTGCGCGACCGCCTGGCCGCGACCGGCGAAATTCGCGCCGACGTTCTGATCTCCAGCACATTGAAGCGCGCGCGTCAAACTGCCGAGATTATCGCACCTGCGCTGGGCCTACCGATCGTCTTTGATGACGAGGTGCAAGAGCTGCACGATGGTGTTGGCGATGGTATGAGTGAGAAAGAGTATCGCGCGAAATATGGCATCGTCAACTTTCGCGAGACGCCTTTTCGCCCGGTGGCTCCCGGCGGTGAAAACTGGGGCCAGTTTGTGCTGCGCGTCAGTACGGCGCTTGACCGCATACTACGCGAGTACGCAGATAAAACTATCGTCATTGTTTGCCACGGCGGGGTCATCGGTATCTCATTCCTGTATTTCTTCGGCATCAACACCGTCCACTATCCACAAACCGGCTTTGACACCTACAACACCTCTATCACCCACTGGCACAGGAGCATACGCCCTGATAGGCCGCCCCGCTGGCGCTTAATTCACTACAACGATGACATGCACCTGCGCGATATCGCGTCGCGCGTCCGCATCCCCTGGCGCGATCTCGCCGCTCAACCTGCCGAAGGGGCGGAGCAACCGGAGGCGCCATTTGAGGAGAATAATCTATAA
- a CDS encoding DinB family protein, producing MDIIEFFRHEQKRLHDWMREAVSDLTPEEWNATIAGRGNSIAFLMWHSVRTEDNILNFILQGRPTIWAEGNWHERLGLPPRVQGTGMPTEEARAFHIADPALFMQYAEQVWRAYEDYLAGITDGGAELSARVVTVKPLGTMPAILTIGQVSISHLFTHYGEISLLRGALGKQGMTI from the coding sequence ATGGACATCATCGAATTTTTCCGGCACGAGCAGAAACGCCTGCATGACTGGATGCGCGAGGCCGTCAGCGATCTGACGCCCGAAGAGTGGAATGCCACAATAGCGGGGCGCGGCAACAGCATCGCGTTCTTGATGTGGCATAGCGTGCGCACCGAGGACAATATTCTGAACTTTATTTTACAGGGACGCCCGACCATCTGGGCCGAGGGCAACTGGCACGAGCGATTGGGCCTGCCGCCGCGCGTGCAGGGAACCGGTATGCCAACCGAGGAGGCGCGTGCTTTCCATATCGCCGATCCCGCCCTTTTCATGCAGTATGCTGAGCAGGTCTGGCGTGCGTACGAGGACTACCTGGCAGGCATTACCGATGGCGGGGCGGAGCTGTCCGCGCGCGTGGTGACGGTGAAACCGCTGGGTACGATGCCCGCCATTCTGACGATTGGCCAGGTCTCTATTTCGCACCTGTTTACGCATTATGGGGAGATTTCGCTGCTGCGCGGGGCGTTGGGCAAGCAGGGGATGACAATTTAG
- a CDS encoding sigma-70 family RNA polymerase sigma factor, with protein sequence MGSLRGKQSGTDLAAVRNAVDGQSFRGAGVQEFQTFYQENLGLIYRYVYSKVGNREEAEDLTSQIFIKAVRGVDTERGALSVQKWLFQVARTTIADYWRTHYRISTSSLDELLEAGWEGPAEEGAMPNNSHPAERVQRILRALPEHYREVLTCRFLLNLSIRDTAVRMGLTEANVKVLQFRALKRAADLEDMVTEAM encoded by the coding sequence GTGGGTTCGCTGCGCGGAAAACAATCGGGAACGGACCTCGCGGCGGTAAGGAATGCCGTCGATGGGCAGAGTTTTCGGGGAGCCGGTGTGCAGGAATTTCAGACGTTCTACCAGGAGAACCTCGGTCTGATCTATCGCTACGTCTACAGTAAAGTGGGCAATCGCGAAGAGGCCGAGGACCTGACGTCACAGATATTTATAAAAGCAGTGCGGGGAGTCGATACGGAACGTGGGGCGCTCAGCGTCCAGAAGTGGTTGTTTCAGGTAGCGCGTACAACCATTGCCGATTACTGGCGAACGCATTATCGTATTTCGACAAGCTCACTCGATGAATTGCTGGAAGCGGGTTGGGAAGGACCGGCTGAAGAGGGCGCTATGCCCAATAACAGCCATCCGGCGGAGCGCGTGCAGCGTATTCTGCGCGCTCTGCCCGAACATTATCGCGAAGTTTTGACATGCCGCTTCTTGCTCAATCTCTCAATCCGGGATACGGCAGTTCGCATGGGCCTGACGGAAGCGAACGTCAAGGTCTTACAATTCCGTGCTTTGAAGCGCGCGGCCGATCTGGAAGACATGGTTACGGAGGCCATGTGA
- a CDS encoding Rieske 2Fe-2S domain-containing protein has translation MSKVDIATPSSSGEQDIMAGEDQERFEDYLELEHFIEELQAGHVAHPPETLTPAKARIYRMAALFRSASLDEAEPRPEFAAELKGRLEQEIQQPAKPQHFPFLAKKSQKPPRVSRRALLGGGAAAAASMVVGVGLGAVLEHPSQPQTTTKQQQWAASLVPEGEGVWVTVAKLAELGDSAIRFTTDSIIGYLIRSDGDQGEKAGAIIAFSAACTDMGCIVNWQAKDRKYVCPCHGGLFTEYGKPDAASPLPYLASLPRLDTRVTQQGKDEVIQVRVPAPASTGAK, from the coding sequence GTGTCTAAGGTAGATATCGCGACACCCTCTTCTAGCGGAGAACAGGACATTATGGCAGGCGAAGACCAGGAACGCTTTGAGGACTATCTGGAATTGGAGCACTTCATCGAGGAGCTTCAAGCGGGACATGTTGCCCATCCGCCGGAGACGCTGACGCCCGCTAAAGCCAGGATATACCGTATGGCCGCGCTGTTTCGCTCAGCCTCTCTCGATGAAGCCGAACCACGCCCCGAATTCGCGGCAGAATTGAAGGGCCGCCTCGAGCAGGAAATCCAGCAGCCCGCGAAGCCGCAGCATTTCCCTTTCCTTGCTAAGAAGTCGCAAAAGCCGCCCCGCGTCTCCCGGCGTGCCCTGCTCGGCGGCGGTGCCGCTGCCGCTGCTTCAATGGTGGTAGGAGTCGGCCTTGGCGCGGTACTTGAACACCCATCGCAACCACAGACCACCACGAAGCAGCAACAATGGGCAGCGTCCCTTGTGCCCGAGGGAGAAGGAGTCTGGGTCACGGTGGCGAAACTGGCCGAGCTTGGCGATTCGGCGATTCGCTTTACCACCGATTCCATCATAGGCTACCTCATTCGCAGCGATGGGGACCAGGGTGAGAAAGCTGGAGCGATCATCGCGTTTTCGGCGGCCTGCACGGACATGGGCTGTATCGTCAACTGGCAGGCGAAGGACCGCAAGTATGTCTGCCCCTGTCACGGTGGCCTCTTTACCGAATATGGCAAGCCGGATGCTGCATCCCCGTTACCTTACCTGGCGTCGTTGCCGCGGCTGGATACGCGAGTCACGCAGCAGGGCAAGGACGAGGTGATCCAGGTCAGGGTTCCGGCTCCGGCCAGTACGGGAGCAAAATGA
- a CDS encoding FixH family protein, with translation MKRGLLAIAAGVAFLILMTGLGTIITNIVPQRTTAQVQTAQAGPYSVTLQVNPNPPPVTHPTSLSIQVLLSATHRPVSNARVTLASDMETMDMGTDRADARPSGNGMYLARVQFSMSGPWAIQVAISAPGEPGAIAMFEVSAQ, from the coding sequence ATGAAGCGGGGTTTGCTGGCAATCGCTGCCGGAGTCGCCTTTCTTATCCTGATGACGGGGCTGGGAACCATCATCACCAATATTGTTCCTCAACGTACCACCGCGCAGGTGCAGACTGCGCAGGCCGGGCCTTATTCCGTTACCTTGCAGGTCAATCCCAATCCACCACCGGTTACTCACCCCACCTCTCTTTCGATTCAAGTGTTGCTGAGCGCCACGCACCGGCCCGTCTCCAATGCGCGCGTTACCCTGGCAAGCGACATGGAAACGATGGATATGGGAACGGATCGCGCGGATGCGCGTCCCTCAGGCAACGGCATGTATCTGGCCCGAGTCCAGTTTTCTATGAGCGGTCCCTGGGCGATACAGGTTGCTATTTCCGCGCCTGGGGAGCCAGGGGCCATCGCGATGTTCGAGGTATCAGCACAGTAG
- a CDS encoding SPW repeat protein — protein sequence MMNRNAWYTGGSWTRWQSWCNLILGIILFIAPWYTVTWEIARSSWNAWIFGALTVLVALWAMAFPKGIIPPVINFLIGIWVFISPWVLGYVAHTGMAWSAWIIGALVIILSAWAIAVAQRPGAPVGV from the coding sequence ATGATGAACAGGAATGCGTGGTATACAGGCGGCTCATGGACGCGCTGGCAAAGCTGGTGCAACCTGATACTTGGGATCATCCTTTTCATTGCGCCGTGGTACACAGTTACCTGGGAAATCGCCAGGAGTTCGTGGAACGCCTGGATTTTTGGCGCTCTGACCGTGCTGGTAGCATTATGGGCGATGGCATTCCCCAAAGGCATCATCCCCCCGGTGATTAACTTTCTGATTGGCATATGGGTATTCATCTCGCCATGGGTGCTTGGTTACGTGGCCCATACGGGGATGGCCTGGAGCGCCTGGATCATCGGCGCGCTGGTAATTATATTATCCGCCTGGGCTATCGCAGTCGCCCAACGGCCCGGCGCTCCGGTCGGTGTCTGA
- a CDS encoding GH1 family beta-glucosidase — MTQFPEDFCWGVATAAYQIEGAAHEDGRGESIWDRFCENSSATSPITDTSREPPPGKVLNNDSGLVAVDHYHRYLEDVRIMQDLGINAYRFSIAWPRILPTGRGQVNAAGLDFYDRLVDSLLAANIEPFVTLYHWDLPQALQDEVGGWASRETAPAFADYADIVSRRLGDRVHHWITLNEPSVSAFMGHESGEHAPGLRNPRIAWQTTHNLLLAHGLAIPALRANGDAGTRVGITLVVTPVFSATKAEEDRRVAQFLDGKLNRWFLDPLFLGHYPPDVQILLGNMAPKMEDGDLQIIARPVDFLGVNYYFRMIVRHVPGQSPLSLELVQPQSSEYTAMGWEVYPPGLSAVLTRLYQEYAIPRFYITESGAAFDDTISADGRVHDPQRIEYLQDHFQQARAAIADGVPLAGYFIWTLMDNFEWAFGFARRFGIAYTDYPTLRRIIKDSGYWYRDVIASKGEQLY, encoded by the coding sequence ATGACTCAATTTCCTGAAGACTTCTGCTGGGGCGTCGCCACGGCAGCCTACCAGATCGAGGGCGCGGCACATGAAGATGGGCGAGGCGAATCGATCTGGGATCGTTTTTGCGAGAACTCCAGCGCCACTTCTCCAATTACGGATACTTCCAGGGAGCCGCCTCCGGGGAAAGTACTCAACAACGACAGCGGGTTGGTTGCCGTTGATCACTATCATCGCTACCTGGAAGATGTGCGCATCATGCAAGACCTGGGCATCAATGCCTATCGCTTCTCGATTGCGTGGCCGCGCATCCTTCCCACCGGCAGGGGGCAGGTCAACGCCGCCGGCCTGGATTTTTATGACCGGTTGGTAGACAGCCTGCTGGCCGCGAATATCGAGCCTTTCGTAACGCTCTATCATTGGGATTTGCCGCAGGCGCTGCAGGATGAAGTGGGTGGTTGGGCGAGCAGGGAAACGGCGCCGGCCTTCGCGGACTACGCTGATATTGTATCGCGCCGCCTGGGAGACCGGGTGCATCACTGGATTACGCTCAACGAACCGTCGGTCAGTGCCTTTATGGGCCATGAATCGGGCGAGCATGCTCCGGGGCTGCGCAATCCACGTATCGCCTGGCAGACCACTCATAACCTCTTACTGGCGCATGGATTGGCGATTCCCGCCCTGCGCGCTAACGGCGATGCGGGAACACGCGTGGGCATAACGCTCGTGGTTACGCCGGTTTTTTCGGCGACTAAGGCGGAAGAAGACCGGCGAGTCGCGCAATTCCTGGATGGAAAACTGAACCGCTGGTTCCTCGATCCTCTTTTTCTCGGGCACTACCCCCCCGACGTGCAAATTCTACTGGGCAACATGGCGCCAAAGATGGAAGACGGAGACCTGCAGATCATTGCGCGCCCGGTCGATTTCCTGGGAGTCAATTACTATTTCCGCATGATCGTTCGCCATGTGCCAGGACAGAGTCCACTGAGCCTTGAATTGGTACAACCCCAGAGTTCCGAATATACCGCCATGGGCTGGGAAGTTTATCCTCCCGGTCTCTCTGCCGTCTTGACACGCCTGTACCAGGAATATGCGATTCCCCGGTTCTACATTACGGAGAGCGGCGCGGCGTTCGACGATACAATCAGCGCCGATGGGCGGGTACACGATCCACAGCGTATAGAGTACCTGCAAGATCACTTTCAACAGGCACGAGCTGCCATCGCGGATGGCGTTCCGCTGGCCGGATATTTTATCTGGACGCTGATGGACAATTTCGAGTGGGCGTTTGGCTTTGCCAGGCGCTTCGGCATCGCCTATACCGATTATCCCACGCTGCGGCGCATTATCAAGGATAGCGGCTACTGGTATCGCGACGTGATTGCCTCAAAAGGAGAGCAATTATACTGA
- a CDS encoding NUDIX hydrolase yields the protein MASQFKYCPACATPLLEKTVSHVSRPACPACGFILFLEPKLVTVVVVQHGGKILLGRRNMEPARGKWTFFGGYVDRGEKVEDAAIREVKEETNLDVRLDALLGLYSERGNPHILVAYAASIINDDISEMAPQPEEISELALFALDEIPDLAFAFDIQILEDWKKQLY from the coding sequence ATGGCCTCGCAGTTCAAGTATTGCCCGGCCTGCGCCACGCCGCTGCTCGAAAAAACCGTCTCCCACGTGTCGCGACCGGCCTGTCCTGCCTGCGGCTTCATCCTCTTTCTGGAGCCGAAGCTGGTCACGGTGGTTGTCGTGCAGCACGGCGGAAAAATCCTGCTGGGCAGGCGCAACATGGAACCGGCTCGCGGCAAATGGACGTTCTTCGGTGGCTACGTCGACCGCGGCGAAAAGGTCGAGGACGCGGCAATACGCGAGGTCAAAGAGGAGACAAACCTGGACGTGCGGCTTGATGCCCTGCTCGGCCTCTATAGCGAGAGAGGCAATCCTCACATCCTGGTTGCCTATGCCGCCAGCATCATCAACGACGACATCAGTGAGATGGCACCACAGCCAGAAGAGATCAGCGAACTGGCTCTCTTCGCGCTCGACGAAATACCCGACCTGGCTTTTGCCTTTGATATACAGATATTGGAAGATTGGAAAAAGCAGTTATACTGA
- the hemH gene encoding ferrochelatase: MSISRVGVILMTYGSPATLDDIPVYLQNVRGGRAPDEALIAEFRRRYDLIGGSPLLRITREQAAALQEELNRQHPNGPRFHVDAGMRFAPPFIAEVVPEVAAGAQELVGIIMSPQYSPIIMSGYVRTLQDAVANLHRDDLQLKIAGDWHLQPLFLQALAERVRQALDRFPPGVRERVPVLLTAHSMPKRVVENEPDYINHLKETATRVAEMVGLPPERWMFCYQSAGHTPEEWLKPDFADVMPELRAAGYTHVLIAPVQFLADHLEILYDIEIGARAQAEEHGIEFARIESLNTSPLFIRALAAVVEETM; this comes from the coding sequence ATGAGCATTTCTCGTGTCGGGGTTATCCTGATGACCTATGGTTCTCCGGCGACGCTTGACGATATTCCCGTCTACCTGCAAAACGTGCGCGGTGGACGCGCTCCCGATGAAGCGTTGATCGCGGAATTCCGCCGCCGCTATGATCTGATTGGAGGTTCGCCGCTGCTGCGCATCACGCGCGAGCAGGCGGCAGCGCTCCAGGAGGAATTGAACCGCCAGCATCCCAACGGCCCGCGCTTCCATGTCGACGCCGGTATGCGCTTCGCGCCGCCGTTCATCGCAGAGGTGGTGCCCGAAGTGGCTGCCGGCGCGCAGGAGCTGGTGGGCATCATCATGTCCCCGCAATATTCGCCCATTATCATGAGCGGCTATGTGCGCACATTACAGGATGCCGTCGCGAACCTGCACCGCGATGATCTGCAACTGAAGATAGCAGGAGATTGGCACCTGCAGCCCTTATTCTTACAGGCTCTGGCCGAACGCGTGCGGCAGGCGCTCGACCGCTTCCCGCCGGGTGTGCGCGAGCGCGTGCCGGTGCTGCTGACGGCCCACAGCATGCCCAAACGGGTGGTTGAGAACGAGCCGGATTATATTAACCATCTTAAGGAGACGGCGACGCGCGTTGCGGAGATGGTAGGTCTGCCGCCCGAACGCTGGATGTTCTGCTACCAGAGCGCCGGTCACACGCCGGAAGAATGGCTCAAACCGGACTTTGCCGATGTAATGCCGGAGCTGCGCGCCGCCGGTTACACGCACGTGCTGATCGCGCCGGTGCAATTCCTGGCCGACCACCTGGAAATCCTCTATGATATTGAGATCGGAGCGCGCGCCCAGGCTGAAGAACACGGCATCGAATTCGCGCGTATCGAATCGCTGAACACCTCGCCGTTGTTCATTCGCGCCCTGGCCGCGGTAGTAGAGGAGACTATGTAA
- the hemE gene encoding uroporphyrinogen decarboxylase codes for MQSNTLSSVVSQHSGVARFLDACHHRQPDATPIWFMRQAGRCLAEYRELRKRYDILTMAKTPELCAQVTLMPVHEFGVDAAVLYADIMLPLERMGISFEIEPEIGPIIHNPVRSMQDVEALRVIDAEESTPFVMEAIRLVKHELAGKQAVIGFSGAPFTLACYMIEGRPSRDYALAKSLMYGQPEVWHALMNKLTEVVSRYLLAQIGAGVDVVQLFDSWVGSLSPSVYRRFVQPYSKRIFESVQQTGTPSIHFGTGAASLLELMAEAGGDVISVDWRVDLDDAWQRIGYDRGIQGNLDPTLLLTPWHVIEQGMHDVLRRAANRPGHIFNLGHGVLAPTPPEMLRRLVDAVHQATQR; via the coding sequence ATGCAATCAAATACACTATCATCTGTTGTATCGCAACACAGCGGAGTAGCGCGTTTTCTAGATGCCTGCCATCACCGGCAGCCAGACGCCACGCCCATATGGTTCATGCGCCAGGCGGGGCGCTGCCTCGCGGAGTACCGCGAACTGCGCAAACGCTACGATATCCTCACCATGGCCAAAACGCCCGAACTGTGCGCCCAGGTCACGTTGATGCCGGTGCATGAATTTGGCGTCGATGCCGCCGTGCTTTACGCCGATATCATGTTGCCGCTAGAGCGCATGGGCATCTCTTTTGAGATTGAGCCGGAGATCGGGCCGATCATCCATAATCCGGTGCGCAGCATGCAGGATGTGGAGGCCCTGCGCGTCATTGATGCCGAGGAATCCACGCCGTTTGTGATGGAGGCCATCCGGCTTGTGAAGCACGAATTAGCGGGCAAACAGGCCGTGATCGGCTTCTCCGGCGCTCCATTCACGCTCGCCTGCTACATGATCGAGGGGCGCCCATCGCGCGATTATGCCCTCGCTAAATCGTTGATGTACGGGCAGCCGGAGGTCTGGCACGCTTTGATGAATAAATTGACCGAGGTCGTCTCTCGCTATCTGCTCGCGCAGATCGGCGCGGGCGTCGACGTGGTGCAACTATTTGATAGCTGGGTTGGCTCACTTAGCCCCAGCGTTTATCGCCGCTTCGTGCAGCCCTATTCAAAACGCATCTTCGAGTCTGTACAACAAACGGGCACGCCCTCTATTCACTTTGGCACCGGCGCGGCCAGCCTGCTGGAGTTAATGGCCGAGGCCGGGGGAGATGTTATCAGCGTCGATTGGCGTGTCGATCTTGACGATGCCTGGCAGCGCATCGGCTATGACCGTGGCATTCAGGGCAATCTCGATCCCACGCTGCTGCTGACCCCCTGGCATGTGATCGAGCAGGGCATGCACGATGTACTGAGGCGCGCCGCCAACCGGCCCGGGCACATCTTCAACCTTGGTCATGGCGTGCTGGCTCCTACACCACCAGAGATGCTGCGCAGGCTGGTCGACGCCGTTCACCAGGCCACACAGCGCTAA
- a CDS encoding protein kinase: MPGLEGTTLGRYRLKQKLGQGGMSEVYLAYDEDLDRNVAIKVVSSSHSEYIERFKREARAIGKLTHEHILPAFDSGEQGPWHYLVMPYIDHDTLRERLERGDLTLEETAELLQQIAAALQCAHDNGIVHRDIKPSNILLRDDHYAYLADFGLAKSVSGANDLTQLGTLLGTPEYMAPELAEGPATSSSDIYALGVLLYQMATGQLPFDGPTPMAVYMKQLHEEPVPPSYINPAIPPAVEQVILRALDKDPTYRYQTATELAEAYTEALATSTSIAEQPPFYEMNDLEEPMPPVYSETPPILAETPPFLPVQEAQIVLPSDPVAEPTAIPQVERRSSGNRRSFRRGGRGELRSRTNPPVVTARGRSNRGRFSEPVSTPERSPSTPAYPIQRPAVARRRRRRSPRNGFLITGLMGVCVLLFIIALVVFAIVNHTPASQSGTLLGTTPQSATAIVTTPGTAATSTTAATQPASTPDLQATQQAADATATAITSTVPLLKDNLSGNSSDNWPNDGTNCIFRQGTYHVVVTSANYLQPCELNGQTFDNVAIQVNVSLLSGSDAGLIFRANADQFYDFEINNKGEFFFRRHDAGAGAQYVYLIKNTASNAIAPGGQKNTLLIIASGSDFKLFINGTFVGEAHDTTYTSGQMGFVAGTLSPDTSGEASFANLSVYHAGS; the protein is encoded by the coding sequence ATGCCCGGATTAGAGGGAACCACTTTAGGTCGCTATCGCCTGAAGCAAAAATTAGGCCAGGGCGGAATGTCTGAGGTCTATCTTGCCTACGATGAAGACCTGGATCGCAATGTGGCGATTAAGGTGGTAAGCAGCAGCCATTCGGAATATATCGAGCGTTTCAAACGCGAGGCCAGGGCCATCGGAAAGTTGACCCATGAGCATATCTTGCCCGCTTTTGATTCCGGGGAGCAAGGGCCGTGGCATTACCTGGTAATGCCCTACATCGATCATGATACCTTGCGCGAACGATTGGAGCGCGGCGATTTGACGCTGGAAGAGACCGCTGAATTGCTGCAACAGATCGCCGCTGCCCTGCAATGCGCTCATGACAACGGCATCGTACACCGCGACATCAAACCCTCGAATATCCTGCTGCGCGATGATCACTACGCATACCTGGCCGATTTTGGACTGGCAAAGTCAGTAAGTGGGGCCAACGATCTGACACAATTGGGAACGCTCCTGGGAACCCCTGAGTATATGGCCCCTGAACTGGCGGAAGGCCCTGCCACCTCCAGCAGCGATATCTACGCGCTGGGCGTGCTGCTCTATCAAATGGCGACCGGCCAGCTGCCATTCGATGGCCCAACGCCCATGGCAGTCTACATGAAACAGCTGCACGAAGAGCCGGTTCCTCCCTCTTATATCAATCCTGCCATCCCTCCCGCTGTCGAGCAAGTCATCCTGCGCGCGTTGGATAAGGACCCTACCTATCGCTACCAGACGGCAACGGAACTGGCCGAGGCTTACACAGAGGCGCTCGCGACCTCCACTTCCATCGCAGAACAGCCTCCTTTTTACGAGATGAACGACCTGGAAGAGCCTATGCCGCCCGTATATTCAGAAACGCCTCCAATACTTGCTGAGACACCTCCTTTCCTGCCGGTACAGGAAGCACAGATTGTCTTGCCCTCTGACCCGGTCGCAGAGCCTACCGCGATTCCCCAGGTTGAGAGAAGAAGTTCTGGCAACCGGCGCTCCTTCAGAAGGGGCGGGCGCGGCGAATTGAGATCCCGCACAAACCCACCTGTAGTGACCGCGCGAGGTAGATCGAACCGCGGACGATTTTCTGAACCTGTATCAACACCAGAGCGCTCCCCATCGACTCCCGCTTACCCCATACAGCGTCCGGCAGTGGCACGTCGACGCCGCAGACGCAGCCCAAGGAACGGTTTCTTGATTACCGGGCTGATGGGAGTCTGCGTGTTGTTGTTCATCATTGCGCTGGTCGTCTTTGCCATCGTTAACCACACACCTGCCTCGCAATCGGGTACATTGCTGGGCACAACGCCCCAATCCGCAACAGCGATTGTCACCACGCCTGGAACTGCTGCTACTTCAACCACCGCCGCTACTCAACCAGCATCCACCCCTGATCTTCAGGCTACACAGCAGGCAGCTGATGCCACAGCGACAGCGATTACGAGTACCGTTCCGCTGCTGAAAGATAATTTGAGCGGCAATTCTAGCGACAACTGGCCCAATGATGGCACCAACTGCATCTTCCGTCAGGGTACATATCATGTGGTTGTCACGTCGGCAAATTACCTGCAGCCATGCGAACTCAATGGACAGACCTTCGACAATGTAGCCATACAGGTAAATGTTTCCTTGCTTTCCGGCAGCGATGCAGGATTGATTTTCCGCGCCAATGCCGATCAGTTCTACGATTTCGAAATCAATAATAAGGGTGAGTTCTTCTTCCGCCGCCATGACGCGGGCGCCGGCGCTCAATACGTCTATCTCATCAAGAATACAGCGAGTAATGCCATCGCGCCGGGCGGGCAAAAAAATACCCTGCTCATCATTGCCAGCGGCAGTGACTTCAAACTCTTCATCAACGGAACCTTTGTGGGCGAGGCACACGATACCACCTACACTTCGGGCCAGATGGGTTTCGTCGCCGGCACGCTCAGCCCGGATACCAGTGGTGAGGCCAGCTTCGCCAATCTCTCGGTATACCATGCCGGTTCATAA